CAATCGATTCCAAGATTCCTTGAAATCTTAGTCTTTCAGTATCCATAACTTGAATGTGTGGATCCCTCGACGAATATGAGTAGAATATACACAAAGCATTCCTTCCAATGCCGAAACACCATTCATGCAATTCATGTTGAAAACCAGGGACATTCCTTCAGGCAATGGTATcatttgaaatactaaatgaaATCAACGTTTTTTCCAGTGATGAATCAAGCCAATGAAACACGCCATGTACAAATGCCAGAGAATCTTCGGTATCAGACAACACAGGGAAAACACCAGCAGGACGTTTATCAATTTTCCTCCAGGAACCACTTTTCAGCGCGAGAATTTCACAGCGTGCTGCGTCGTCAATCTTAAGGATCTTATAGTCGTCACTAGTCGAGTCATATCCCAGTCCGAAAGAATAATCTTTTGTCAGTGAAAATTCTGTACGAGGAAGTACTGTTGATTCTCTCGTGGAGGGGTTCCATAGCAAAAGTATGGCTCGTGCGTACTGAGGATAATCACGTAACTTGATAAGAACCAAGCCATCGTAACAACAATACATTCTGAACCTCCATGGTCTCGGGTTAGAAGGCCAATCAAGTTTTCGTACATCCTCAGCTAGTTGAACCGAAGATAAAGAAGCCGATGATAAAGAAGAACAATGCAAGGGAAACTCACCATGAAGAACAAGAATTTTTTGGGAATGTTCGTTATTCTTGGCACGATTGAGATGCTTCAGTGTAAAGTAAGGCTCGGATATCAATGTCATCCAACATTTCGAAACACATTTAAATCGTAGAAGAGACAGTAC
This DNA window, taken from Capsicum annuum cultivar UCD-10X-F1 unplaced genomic scaffold, UCD10Xv1.1 ctg636, whole genome shotgun sequence, encodes the following:
- the LOC124893670 gene encoding F-box/kelch-repeat protein At3g23880-like, with protein sequence MDVDGTKEVHLQEEIIMDILSRLPVLSLLRFKCVSKCWMTLISEPYFTLKHLNRAKNNEHSQKILVLHGEFPLHCSSLSSASLSSVQLAEDVRKLDWPSNPRPWRFRMYCCYDGLVLIKLRDYPQYARAILLLWNPSTRESTVLPRTEFSLTKDYSFGLGYDSTSDDYKILKIDDAARCEILALKSGSWRKIDKRPAGVFPVLSDTEDSLAFVHGVFHWLDSSLEKTLISFSISNDTIA